TTGGTCTCACTTTTGCCTTCATCATTAAAGCCAATGACAGGACTCTCCCGACACGCTTCTTCCTATTTGGAGTCATCTTTGCTCTCTGCTTCTCATGCCTCCTCACCCATGCCTGCAACCTCAACAAACTAGTGAGAGGAAGAAAGCCCTTCTCCTGGGTGGTGTTGCTGCTCCTCATTGTTTCCTTTGCCCTGGTACAAGTTGTGATCAACATTGAATACTTAGTCACCAAGCTAGTAAAGCAGAGAGATGAATTTCTGAAAGAACCTGAGAAGGCCAACAAGGACTTTGTCATGCTTTTGATCTACGTGCTTTTCTTGATGGCTCTGACCTTTTTGGTTTCCATGTTCACATTCTGTGGGTCATACAAAAACTGGAAGAGGCACGGGGCACACATCTTTGTCACTATCCTGTTCTCCATTGCCATTTGGGTGGTGTGGATCACTATGCTCACAAAAGGCAACGCAGTTTTAAAGCAGAATATGTGGGATGATCCTGTCGTGGCCATTGCTCTGGTATCCAATGGATGGATCTTCCTGATAATGTATATTGTCCCTGAAATTTGTTTCCTCACTGCCCCTCTGAAGCTGGAGGACTACCCTCCAGAAAATGACTTCTGCCAACCCAAGTTCCTAAAGCAGACAACTGGAGTGGACAACCGTGCCTATACCCAAGATGAAATTGTGCAAGGTATGATGAAGCAAAAGACTTCACTGTCCCTCAGCACACATCCCCCACTCATGAGCTAAAAGGGGTAGGAGGGCTACAAGAACAGATTTGAACATGATGAATAATTTAGAGGTAGGAAAGTTTCAGACTGAAGAAACTTCAGAAATGCAAGTGCAAATGAATCtccagacaagaagaaaaagagtaaggACCGATGCAAAAGCCAAAGATGTGT
Above is a window of Larus michahellis chromosome 1, bLarMic1.1, whole genome shotgun sequence DNA encoding:
- the LOC141737741 gene encoding retinoic acid-induced protein 3-like codes for the protein MATSAPPGCGSIHADYYRLCDTQEAWGIVLESLAAAGVLVTIFLICSLFFLICKVQDNSKRHMISIYFFFLLGTLGIFGLTFAFIIKANDRTLPTRFFLFGVIFALCFSCLLTHACNLNKLVRGRKPFSWVVLLLLIVSFALVQVVINIEYLVTKLVKQRDEFLKEPEKANKDFVMLLIYVLFLMALTFLVSMFTFCGSYKNWKRHGAHIFVTILFSIAIWVVWITMLTKGNAVLKQNMWDDPVVAIALVSNGWIFLIMYIVPEICFLTAPLKLEDYPPENDFCQPKFLKQTTGVDNRAYTQDEIVQGDLSYSPYSSHFQMKTIEPQNDFSIPRPKARTSPYHDYTGGKGPM